GGCGAAGCGGGTGAGGAAGGTCGCCTCCTCCATCGCCGAGTCGCCGCCGCCGACCACGGCGATCTCCTTCTCCTTGAAGAAGAAGCCGTCGCAGGTCGCGCACCACGAGAGTCCGTGACCGGAGAGTCGGTCCTCCTCGGGGAGGCCGAGCTTGCGGTACGCGGAACCCGTCGCGTAGATGACGGTGCGCGCCTCGTGCACGTCGCCGGTTCCCAGCGTCACGCGCTTGACGTCGCCGTCGAGCTCGAGCTTCACGACGTCGTCGTAGACGACCTCGGTGCCGAACCGCTCGGCCTGGGCCTGCATCTTGCCCATCAGCTCCGGGCCCATGATGCCCTCGGGGAAGCCCGGGAAGTTCTCGACCTCGGTCGTGTTCATGAGCTCGCCGCCCACCTCGACCGAGCTGGCGACCAGCATCGGCTTCAGTTCCGCACGCGCGGCGTAGATCGCCGCGGTGAATCCGGCTGGGCCGGAGCCGATGATGATGACGTCGCGCACTCGTTGCTCCTCGGTTCGCTGCTCATGGTGCTGCGGCCCGATCTGAGCCGCTCCACCGTCAACACGGTGTCGGTACAGGGTATTCCGTGCGGCTGTACGGACGGTGAACAGCGCCCGGGCGGGTCAGCGACGACGCAGGCGTGAGATCACCGGCGCGGCGAACGTGCGGAGCTCCGGCGAGCGCAGCACCCAGAGCCCGGCGAGGTACAGCAGGCCCATCGCGAGCCCGATCGCGACCATCGAGACGATCGCGCCCAGTCGGCTGTCGACGGCGAACCCGCCGTCGGTGGTGCCGCCGAGCCAGATCAGCAGGACGACGCCGAGGAGCACCGCGGGCACGATGGCGACGGAGTCGCGGATGAAGCTCACCACCACAGCGCGGAAGCCGAGCTGGCCCAGGCGCCGCCGGAGCAGGACGAGTGCGAGCACCAGCTGGGCCGTGCCGGCGATCGAGGTCGACACGGCGATGCCGACGGCGATGAGGTCGACGGGGAGGGCCGCGCAGGAGATCGCGAGCCCGACGAACAGCACGACCTGGAACAGCGTGAAGAAGAAGGGCGTGCGGGTGTCGCCGAGCGCGTAGAACGAGCGTTGCACGAGGAACAGCGTGCTGAAGGGCACGAGGCCGATGAGGTAGCCGATGATCACGTTGCCGAACGCGGAGACGCTGGCGAAGTTCCCGGGCGCGAACACCGCGGCCATGGGATAGGCGCAGACGATCATGATCCCGGCGGAGACGACCATGAGCAGCCCGACGCCCCGGATCGCACTGCCGATGTCATCGCGCAGGCGCACGGTGTCCCCTGCCGCCGCGTGCTCGCTCATGCGGGTGAAGTAGGCGGTGCCGATCGACACGGCGATGACCGAGTGCGGCAGCATGAAGATGAGCCACGCGGGCGCGAGGGTGGCGACGGATGCCGCGGAGTCGGACGCGATGCCCGCGACGTTCGTCTGCACGATGCCGGCGAACGTCGTGAGCAGCAGCATCCCGAACGTCCAGCTCGCCATGCGCCCCGCGTCGCCGAGCCCGACGCCGCGCCAGCGGAAGTCGGGCCGGTACCGCAGGCCCACGCGGCGCCAGAACCAGAACAGCACCAGCGCCTGGGCGGCGACGCCGAGCGTCGCGGTGCCGCCGAGCAGCGCGATCATGTCGGGCGTCCACGAGCCGGGGTCGCGGGTGCCGTCGGGGTCGGCGCCGTACACGATCATGACGGCGGCGAGCCCCGCCAGCGCGACGACGTTGTTCAGCACCGGCGACCAGGTGTACGGGCCGAAGCTCTTCCGCGCGTTGAGCACCTCGCCGAGCAGCGTGTACAGGCCGTAGAAGAAGATCTGCGGCAGGCACCACCAGGCGAACGCGGTCGCGAGGGCGAGCGTGTCGGGATCGAGCTGCGTGCCGTAGAGCAAGGTCAGCAGCGGCGCGGCGAGCGTGGCGACGAGGGTCGCCGCGGCCAGGATCACGAGCGCGATCGTGAGCAGCTTGTTGATGTACGCGGCGCCGCCGTCGGCCTGGAGCCCCGCGCGCACGATCTGCGGCACGAGCACGGCCGTCAGCACGCCCCCGGCCACGATCGTGTAGACGGTGTTGGGGAGCTGGTTGGCAACCGCGAACGCGTCGGCGCTCGCCGACCCGACCAGGCCGATCGCCGCAGCGAGCACGATCGAGCGCACGAACCCGAGGAGCCGCGAGACCACAGTCCCGGACGCGAGGAACATGCTCGCGCGCCCGATGTCACCGCCCGCCATCGGTGCCTCCGTCCGAATCCATGCCACCCGGGGCATCCGTCGCCGAACCGGCGGGGTCGGCGTCGACCGAGGACGGCTCGTCGCCGCGGGATGCGCCCCCGGCCCCGGTCGCGTCGTCCGCCGCCGTGTCATCGCCGCCCGCCGCGGCGGCCCGCTCGTGCCGACGTCGCCGGACGATGCGCCAGAAGCCGAGTGCGAACAGCACGAACAGCGCGCCGCCCAGGACGGCGGCCCCGATGCCCTCCCAGTCGGCCTGCACGTTGGCGCCGTAGCGCACGGTCGTGCCGACCGGCACGCCGGTCGGCGACGCGAGCGAGACCAGCAGGGCCACCGCGCCGTTGCCGACGCCCGCCTGCACGGGGATCGTGTACGTGCCGCGCGAGTCCGGCTCCACCGTCGCCTCCACCGGACCGTCCACCAGCAGGCGGCCGTTCGACGGGTCGACAGAGATGACCACGTTCACCGGGTGCGGCAGGTCGTTCTCGATGGTGACGAGGATGCCCGACTCGCGCGAGATGACGGTGAACTCGCTGCTGGGCACGATGCTCACCGCGTCGAGCACCTCGTTCGTGAACCGGATGAACTCCGTCGACGAGGCATCCCATCCGGTCGGTTCGTACAGCCATCCCGCAGACAGTTGGGCGAGCAGGTCGCGACGGTGCCCCGACGTGAGCTGCGCGGGGTCATCCAGCACGGAGGCGAACTCGGCGATCTCGCCGTCCTCGGCGGCCATGGATCGCACCCGGTCGACGCGCTCCGCCGCTTCGGGCGTGGCAGCGAGGGTGCGCGTGGAGCGGGGGGCGCCGATCGCCTCCGACAGCGTCGCCTGTTCCGTCCACGGGAGGTCGGCGATCGTGGTGAGCGCGGTGCGGACCCGGTCGGCCGCGACCGGCTGCGTGCGGTCGAACGTGGCCAGGAGCGTGCGCTCCGACGACCCGCCGTCCGCGGCGACGAGCGCGAGCACCGCTGCGAGGCGGGCATTCGCGGCCGACCACTCCGCACCGGACGTCGCCGACTCGGCGGCGCGCAGCGCGTCGGTCACGCCGGCCTCGGACACGACGGCCGCCGACCCGCTGATCGAGGCCGCAGCGCCGGGAGCGGGCCCATCGCCCGCCCGCACGTTGGTGCCGGCGACGATCGCGGTGGTGAGGCCCGCGTCGTCGAGGAACGCGAGGTCGCCCTCGGCGAGCGTGTCGTCGGCCGGCCACGCGATGTCGGTGCGCGTGTACGGGAAGTCGAGCACCGCGGAGGTGACGTCACCGCCCGCCGTGGCGTCGTCCTCCGTCTCCGGCTCCTCGGTCGCCGCGGGCTCCTCGGTGGCCGCGGGCGTCCCGGCGGCATCGGATGCCTCGGGCGTCGCGGTCTCGTTCGGCAGGAGGGAATCCGCGTCGGCCACGTCGTCGAACGTCAGCGGCTGCAGCGGCGAGGAGAGCCCCGCCTGCGACTGGACCGCGAGGTCGGCGTCCGCATACGCGAGCGGGAATGTCTCGTTCGTCAGGCTCGCCAGGCGGTCGAGCCAGGCGACCGCGCTCTCCGGTGCATCCGCCCCCAGCACCCTGATCGAGGCGATGATCGCCGGATCGATCGCGAGCGCGACCTCGCTGCCGGCGAGCCCGTCGAGGCGGCGGGTCAGCATGCCCAGCGGGCTGGTCCACGCCTCCAGGAGTTCGGCCGAGTACAGGCCGGAATCCTGCGACGGCACGGTGATCGGGGCGGCCATGGCGAGGGAGACCGAGCCGATGTCGTCGCCCGCGCCCCAGACCGCCACGCCGGTCGCCCACGAGATGGTCTCGCCCTCGTCCTCGAGCTCGACGAAGACGGGAAGCACGGTCGTCGCGGAGCGCTCGAGGTCCGCGGTGTCGACGTCGACCCGGGTCGTGACGGTGCCGCCGGTCGACAGGGAGCCGATGGCCGCCCGGCCGAGCTCGGTGCCCGACGGCACCGCGGACGGACCGGCCAGCCACTCCTCGAGCGCATCGGTGGACCCGACCGAGCGGACGCCGACGCTCACGACGACCTCCACGTCATCGAGGAACCGGCCCGAGGCGTTCGAGGTCTCCACCGTGAACGAGGTGGTGTCGCCCACATCGGTGATCAGCGGCGAACCCGAGGGACCGACGATCATCGTGACGCCCTCGACCTCCGCCGCATGGGCGGGCGCTGTGGCGGATGCACCCGCGAACAGCCCGGCCGTCAGTGCGGCGACGGAACTGACGGCGAGGAGTCGGCGCAGGCGTCGCTCAGGAATCGCCTCGGCCGCCATGCACGAGATTCTACGGTGTCGGCCTCCGCGACCCGTGCGCGCTCGTGGAACACCGGCCGGGACCCGCGCCGCCCCGAGACCGCGCGGGTGCTGCGCCTCCCGAGCCGTACGATGGTGCCCATGCAGAGTGTCGCGGCAGCCCTCGCCAGGCTGGGCGACCTGGCCGCGTCGCCGACCGTCTCGCGCCTCTCGGCGGCGTTCGACGCCGCCGGGCACGAACTCGCCCTGGTGGGCGGGCCGGTGCGCGACGCGTTCCTCGACCGGGGCACGAACGACCTCGACTTCACGACGGATGCCACCCCCGACCAGATCCTCGGGATCATCGCGCCGATCGCCCAGGCGCACTGGGACATCGGTCGGCGCTTCGGCACGATCGGCGCGAAGATCGCCGGCGAGCAGGTCGAGATCACGACCTACCGCACGGACGCCTACGACGGGGAGAGCCGCAAGCCCGAGGTCGTGTTCGGCGACTCGCTCGAGGATGACCTCGCGCGCCGGGACTTCACGGTGAACGCGCTCGCGCTGCGGCTGCCGAAGCTCGAGCTGGTGGACCCGTCGGGCGGCGTCGAGGACCTCCTCGCGCAGACCCTGCGCACGCCGTCCGCGCCGGAGCGGTCGTTCGGCGACGATCCGCTGCGGATGCTCCGGGCGGCGAGATTCGCGTCGCAACTCGGGTTTCACGTGGAACCCGGCACGCTCGCGGCCATGAGCGAGCTCGCCGGGGCGATCGAGCGCATCTCGGCCGAGCGCGTGCGCGACGAGCTCGCGAAGCTGCTGCTCACGGATGCGCCGCGGCCGGGCATCCGCCTGCTCGTCGACACCGGCCTGGCCGACCGTGTGCTGCCCGAGGTGCCGGCACTGCGACTCGAGGTGGACGAGCACCACCATCACAAGGACGTCTACGAGCATTCGCTCACCGTGCTCGACCAGGCGATCGACTACGAGGTCGCGCGCGGCAACCTCGACTCCCCCGATCTGGTCATGCGGCTCGCGGCACTGCTGCACGACATCGGCAAGCCCAAGACCCGCCGGCTGGAGCCGGGCGGCGCGGTCTCCTTCCACCACCACGACGTGATCGGTGCGAAGCTCGCGCGCAAGCGACTGCGCGCCCTGCGGTTCGACAACGACACCATCGACGCGGTCGGCCGGCTGATCGAGCTGCACCTGCGGTTCTTCGGGTACGCGGATGCCGCCTGGACGGACTCGGCCGTGCGCCGGTACGTGCGCGACGCCGGCGACCAGCTCGAGCGCCTGCACATCCTGACCCGCGCCGACGTCACCACGCGCAACCGCCGCAAGGCCGATCGGCTCGGCTTCGCCTACGACGACCTCGAGGAGCGCATCGCCGTGCTCGCCGAGGAGGAGGAGCTCGCCGCGGTGCGCCCCGAGCTCGACGGCAACGAGATCCAGGCCGCGCTCGGCATCCCTCCGGGCCGCGAGGTCGGCGAGGCGTACCGCTTCCTGCTCGAGCTGCGGCTCGACGAGGGACCCATCGGCCCGGATGCCGCGCGCGAACGCCTGCTCGAGTGGTGGGCCGCCCGCAGCGCGGGCTGACGCCCCGTCGCATCCGCTTCCCCGGCCGAATGGCGGCACGACCGGGCATCCGTTACACTAGACCGGTTGTCTGCGCGCCCGATTCCGGGCCTCCGCACGATGACGCATGTACACCCTCCTGTCACAGAACGTCTGTGACCGCTGAGTCCGAAGGAGGTGGGTCTGTCATGCACCAGTACGAGTTGATGGTGATCCTCGATCCCGCGATCGACGAGCGCACCGTTGCTCCCAGCCTCGACAAGTTCCTCAACGTCATCCGCGCGGATGGCGGCACCGTCGACAACGTCGACATCTGGGGCAAGCGTCGCCTGGCCTACGAGATCGACAAGAAGTCGGAGGGCATCTACGCCGTCGTCGACTTCACCGCCGAGTCGGCCACGACCAACGAGCTCGACCGCCAGCTGAACCTCAGCGAGGCCGTCATGCGCACCAAGGTCCTCCGCGCGGAGGAGGCGATCGCACAGGTCGCCGCCGCGAAGAAGGCCGACGAGGAGCGCGCCGCCAAGAAGGCAGCTCGGGCAGCGAAGAAGGACGCCTAGTCCCATGGCAGGCGACACGATCATCACCGTTGTGGGCAACCTCACGGCTGACCCGGAGCTGCGCTACACGCAGTCTGGCCTCGCGGTCGCCAACTTCACCATCGCATCAACCCCCCGCACGTTCGACCGACAGGCGAACGAGTGGAAGGACGGTGAAGCACTGTTCCTGCGTGCGAGCTGCTGGCGAGACTTCGCCGAGCACGTCGCGGGTTCGCTGACCAAGGGTTCCCGGGTCATCGCCCAGGGCCGTCTCAAGCAGCGCTCGTACGAGACCCGCGAGGGTGAGAAGCGCACCGCCATCGAGCTCGAGATCGACGAGATCGGCCCGAGCCTGCGCTACGCGACCGCACAGGTCACGCGCGCGCAGTCGAGCGGTGGCGGTCGCGGCGGCAGCTACGGCGGCGGGGGCGGCAACTCCTCCTCCTCCGACGACGCGTGGGCGCCGAGCGCGCCTGCCGCATCCTCGGGTGACGTCTGGAACACGCCGGGCACCAACTACGGCGACGAGACGCCCTTCTAGGCCGCACGGCCGGTCGGATGCCCCGCCACGAGGCATCCGCTCAACACAACGTATTTCTCCCAGGTAAGGAAACAGCAATGGCTGGAAAGAGCAGCGGCGACCGCCGCAAGCGCGGGAAGGGCCCGAAGAACGCGGCCCCCGCGAAGTCGATCAAGGTCGGCGTCATCGACTACAAGGATGTCGCCACCCTCCGCAAGTTCGTCTCGGAGCGCGGCAAGATCCGCGCCCGTCGTATCACCGGTGTCTCCGTGCAGGAGCAGCGCCTCATCGCCCGTGCCGTGAAGAACGCACGCGAGATGGCCCTGCTGCCGTACGCGGGCTCGGGTCGCTGAGAAGGAGGCCGGGAACAATGGCAAAGGTCATCCTGACGCACGAGGTCAACGGCCTCGGTACCGCTGGTGACGTGGTCGAGGTCAAGAACGGCTACGCACGCAACTACCTCGTCCCGAAGGGCTACGCGACGCCGTGGACCCGTGGTGGCGAGAAGCAGGTCGAGCAGATCAAGGCCGCGCGCGCCGCGCACGAGCTGCACTCGCTCGAGGACGCGCAGGCCCTCAAGGCCTCGCTCGAGTCGACCAAGGTGAAGCTGGCCGTCAAGGCCGGCAACGGTGGTCGTCTGTTCGGCTCCGTGAAGTCCGCCGACGTCGCTGCCGCCGTGTCGGCTGCCGGCCTCGGCGAGGTCGACAAGCGCAAGGTCACGCTCCCGACGATCAAGTCGATCGGCGAGTACGAGGCCAGCGTGAAGCTGCGCGACGAGGTCTTCGCGACCGTCACCCTCCAGGTGATCGCCGCGAAGTAGCGCGAACGCACGATACGAACGAGGCGGCGGGCCGGGTGATCCGGCTCGCCGCCTCGTCGTCTGCGCGCGCGTGCGCGCACGTGCGCGCGGTGGTCGATACGGGCCCGGTATCGAGGCGGTGCGGGCGCGCGAAGGTCGTCATACCTACACCTCGAAAGCGCTCTCCACAAGAGCGCTCGGACGTATTCGCGCGCGCATTTGTGCACAGCCCACCAACAGTTCGTAACCCTCAAGTCACAGTCCAGACATTTCTTCTCCACACAGGTGTGGGAAATCAAAAGCGCTGGTCAAGGCAGATTTAGTCGCCCAAATTTTCTCGTTCTCCACAGGTTTCCCCACACCCTTTGCACACGACGCCCGGCGTTTCGCCCAAGTTCTCCCCAGCGTTATCCACAGGGCGGCTTGTGGCCGGCGTGAGTGCGTCCCTAGGGTGAATCTCCGTCGCCGGATGGGGGACCGGCCGCACTGCTTGGCCCCCTATGTCGGCGGTCGCCGCTACCACTGGAAGTGACGCATCACCCGCGTCACCCGGACACAACACGACATCGAGGAGGGCCGGGAGTGACGATCGCTCACCTGGACATCGCCGAACCCCGTGATCAGGGTGCGGCCCGTCCGGCTCCCGAGCGCACTCCCCCGCACGACCTCCTCGCCGAGCAGAGCGCGCTCGGCGGCATGATGCTCTCGAAGGACGCGGTCGCCGACGTCATCGAGACCCTCCGCGGCCCCGACTTCTACGTGCCGAAGCACGAGGTCGTCTTCGACGCGATCCTCTCGCTCTACTCGCACGGCGAGCCGACCGACGTCATCGCGGTCACCGACGAGCTCACCAAGACGGGCGAGCTCGGCCGCGCCGGCGGCGCCGAGTACCTCCACACCCTCACCAGCCTCGTGCCGACCGCCGCGAACGCCGGCTTCTACGCCGAGATCGTCGCCGAGCGCGCGATGCTGCGCCGTCTCGTCGAGGCCGGCACCCGAATCGTGCAGATGGGCTACGCCGGCGAGGGCGAGGTCACCGATCTGGTGAACGTCGCCCAGTCGGAGATCTACTCGGTCACCGGCAGCGTCGAGAGCGAGGACTACGTGCCGCTCACGGAGGCGGTCACGGTCGCGATCGACGAGATCGAGGCGGCCAAGCACACCGACGGCAAGATGACCGGCGTGCCCACCGGCTTCGCCGACCTCGACGACCTGACGAACGGCTTCCACCCCGGCCAGATGATCATCGTCGCCGCGCGTCCCGCGCTCGGCAAGTCGACGCTCGCGCTCGACTTCGCCCGGTCGGCATCGATCCACAACGACCTGCCCACGATCTTCTTCTCACTCGAGATGGGCAAGTCGGAGATCGCCATGCGACTGCTCTCGGCCGAGGCATCCGTGCCCCTGCAGTCCATGCGCAAGGGCACCGTCGACAGCCGCGACTGGACCACCATCGCCTCGACCCGCGGCCGCATCAACGACGCGCCGCTCTACATCGACGACTCCCCCAACATGACGCTGGTCGAGATCCGCGCGAAGTGCCGGCGCCTGAAGCAGCGCGTCGGCCTCAAGATGGTCGTGATCGACTACCTGCAGCTCATGACGAGCGGCAAGCGCGTCGAGAGCCGCCAGCAGGAGGTCTCGGAGTTCTCGCGCGCGCTGAAGCTGCTCGCCAAGGAGCTCCAGGTGCCCGTCATCGCGCTCTCGCAGCTCAACCGTGGTCCCGAGCAGCGCGCCGACAAGCTGCCGGCGCTGAGCGACCTGCGCGAGTCGGGCTCGATCGAGCAGGACGCCGACATGGTGATCCTGCTCCACCGCGAGAGCGCCTACGAGCGCGACAACCCTCGCGCCGGCGAGGCCGACCTCATCGTCGCCAAGCACCGCAACGGTCCGACCCGCACCGTGACCGTGGCCTTCCACGGCCACTTCTCGCGCTTCGCGGACATGGTGCAGGCGTAGCGCGGTACGGGTCGTCCGATGCTGTGGAATCGCGGCATGCCCAGTCATCCTCCGTGGGAAGCTTCAGTACTCACGAGCGAAATCGGAGGACCTGATGACGGAGTACGAAGGCCTACCGCCGGCAGCCCCGGCGTTCGCGGCTCACTTCACGGACCCGATCTACGACGACCCCGCCGGTGAATTCGCTCCCTTCGGAACCGACGAGGGCTGGGACCTCCTCGCCGAGTGGGCCGAGCGACGCGGTGAACTCGACACCGGCACCACCCTCGCCGACCTGGCAGAGCAGAGCGGCTTCGCAGACATCGTCGCCGAGCTCGATGCCGAAGCGCGGCCGGGCATCCCTGAACCTGGAGGACCGATTGACGCAGCGACGATCGTCGTCGGCGCCGGCTTCACCGTCCTGCGCCTGACCGGCAACATCGACGAGGCGGGTCGCCGGCAGACCCTGCGAGCCCTCGAGGTCCTCATTCACGAGTACGGATCGCGCCGTGAACTGCTCCGCCAGCGGGAAGACCTCGAGTCGTGGGCCGGATGACGCGCACCACGACCGTTTAGGAGGAGAGCAGCGCCCGCCGCACCACGGCGGCGCTCCACCGCCCCAGCACGGCACCCGCCACCGTGTCCGAGATGTGGTGCTGGCCGCGGTAGACCCGCGAGAACGCGATCGCTCCGGGAATGACGTACCGGAGGAGCGGCCCGAAAAGCCGCGCGCCACAGATGCCGTGGCGATCGAGCAGGTCGGCGAGCGTGCCGTGGAGCGCGAAGGCCGCCGCCGTATGGCCCGACGGGAACGACGACGTCGCGTGCGGCTGCTCCGGGCGCCACACCCCCTCGGGTCGCGGCCGTCCCACGAGCGCAGCGGATGCGACGAAGCACGCGGTCTCGAGGGCGAGCACCGCCGCCGGGGCCACCGCGGAGCGCCGGTCGCGCGTCGCCAACCAGGTGACGCCGCACCACATCAACCCGTTCGTGATGGTCTGTGGCACGCCGGAGTACCACGAGAGCGGCGCGGTGACCCGGTCGATCGGCTCGCTTGACTCAGTCGGGCCGGCGGCGTCGGTCACGGCGGCAGCGCCGTCGTCCGGCCGGTGGCCGAGCGCGTCCTGGAGCGCACGCACGACCCGGTCCTCACGCGGGTCGTCGCCGTCGAGCATCCGCACCGCCCGCCCCGCTACGGCGAGACCGGCGATCGCGCCGAGCCCCGGCAGCACGACGGTTCGGAGCAACGCCATGCCCGGAGCCTAGTCGTGCAGCGGCCGAGCACCCGAGGCGATTCGTGGACGGGGCGACAAGCACCGTGCGGCAGCGATACAGTCGGGCGCCATGGAGGACAGAAGCATCCCGTCGTGGATCGGTGCGTCGACCATCGTCATCGCGGTGCTCGTGGTGGCGTCCAGTCTGCTCGGGCTGCTCCTGCCGTCCGTCTACGCGCGGGAGGTCGAGGACTGGAGGCTGCAGGCGTGGGGGCAGGACGTCGGGAACCTGGCATCCGTCGTCGTCCTGATCGTCGGGATGCGCCTGCTGAAGACGCGCCGTTCGATCGGCGTGCCGCTCTGGCTCGGCGCGCTGTTCTACGTGCTGTACGCGTTCGTCATCTACGTCTTCGGCGTCCACTTCAACGAACTCTTCCTGCTCTACACGGCGATTCTCGGGCTCTCCGTCTTCACGGTCGTGTTCGCGATCCCCGTACTTCGGAATCAACCGAAAGTCCCGAAGGGTCCCCGCGTGCTCGCAGGCTGGGCGCTCGTCACTCTCGGCATCCTGTTCGCGCTGCTGTGGCTCGGCGAGATCGTGCCCGCACTGCTGTCGGGACAGACGCCGGCGAGCATCACCGACGCGGGCCTGATCAGCAACCCCGTCCATGTCATCGACCTCGCGGTGGTGCTGCCCGCACTCACCGCGACGGGGTGGTTGACGCTCAAGGACCGCTCGTGGGGGCTCTTCCTCGCCGGGCCATGGCTCGTCTTCGCGGTGCTGATGGCAGCGAGCGTCGTCGCGGGCTCGCTGTTCCTCCTCGCAGACGGAGCGACCGAGGCCGTCGTGCCCGCCGTGGCGCTGTCAGTCGTCGCGATCGCGGGCGCCGTGGTAGCAGTACGCCTGATCCGAGCCCTCGACCGGTCAGCCCGTTCGGCATAGCTGCCGGCGACCGCCCTTCCATTCACGCCGACAGGCGATCACACTGGAGGAGTCATCATCGAGTGACGAGGGGGTCACGATGAGCGTCTATCGAGTGATCGATGTCGTCGGCACGAGCGCGACGTCATGGGAGGAAGCGGCCAGGGAGGCCATCACCACCGCCGAAGGATCGCTGCACGATCTGCGCGTGGCGGAGGTGGCGAAGCAGGATGTGGTGATCGGCGAGGACGGCACGCTGGTGTTCCGCACGCGGATCCAGCTGTCCTTCAAGTACACGCCGGAGTAGGCCGACCCGGGTTCGCCGGCCGAGGGTTCGGTGACGGCGCTCAGTCGTAGGCTGAGCGCATGATGGCGCGCGCGGCGGACATGCGAGCGTGCCCGACGTGCGGCGACCCACTGCGATTCGAGATCCTCGACGACGAGCGATTCCTCGTCCCCTGGTCGTGCGTGCACTGCGGGCTGATCCGCACGACAGAACCGGCGTAGCGGGCTGCGAACTCCGGCAGCGTCCGGGCGCCGGAGCAACTCGGAGCGCCCTTCGGCACAGATGCCCCCTGTTCAGGGGACCCCTCGATGGAGTACGTTCAGGCCCAAGTGCAACATCCGAACCGAGGGGTCCGTAGCCGCAATGGAGCGGCGTAGGAGGGGAAGCACCGATGAGCACGCGTTCGCGGGTAAAGGTTCTTGCAGTCGCAGCAGTCGCAGTACTGGGCCTGGCGGTGGTGCCGACCAGTGCATTCGCCGATCCGCCGGAGTCGTCGCCGCCCGAGCAGTCGCAGGCGGGTGGCCGCCTCGACCTCTACGAGTTCGACGCTCCCCCGGAGGTCGTCGCAGCGCTCATCGCGGACGGCTACGACATCGTCGGCACCGAGCCGAACGAGGATGACACGCTGCATGTCGAGGCGGTCATGTCCCGGTCCGAGGCCAACAAGGCGCACAAGGCCTACGACCTCGACATCGACCTGACCCGCAACAAGGACGGCGTGCCCACGGTGGATGCCGCTTTCGAGGAGGCCGACGACGGCTTCGACGTCTTCCG
This portion of the Agromyces rhizosphaerae genome encodes:
- the rplI gene encoding 50S ribosomal protein L9, with translation MAKVILTHEVNGLGTAGDVVEVKNGYARNYLVPKGYATPWTRGGEKQVEQIKAARAAHELHSLEDAQALKASLESTKVKLAVKAGNGGRLFGSVKSADVAAAVSAAGLGEVDKRKVTLPTIKSIGEYEASVKLRDEVFATVTLQVIAAK
- the dnaB gene encoding replicative DNA helicase, giving the protein MTIAHLDIAEPRDQGAARPAPERTPPHDLLAEQSALGGMMLSKDAVADVIETLRGPDFYVPKHEVVFDAILSLYSHGEPTDVIAVTDELTKTGELGRAGGAEYLHTLTSLVPTAANAGFYAEIVAERAMLRRLVEAGTRIVQMGYAGEGEVTDLVNVAQSEIYSVTGSVESEDYVPLTEAVTVAIDEIEAAKHTDGKMTGVPTGFADLDDLTNGFHPGQMIIVAARPALGKSTLALDFARSASIHNDLPTIFFSLEMGKSEIAMRLLSAEASVPLQSMRKGTVDSRDWTTIASTRGRINDAPLYIDDSPNMTLVEIRAKCRRLKQRVGLKMVVIDYLQLMTSGKRVESRQQEVSEFSRALKLLAKELQVPVIALSQLNRGPEQRADKLPALSDLRESGSIEQDADMVILLHRESAYERDNPRAGEADLIVAKHRNGPTRTVTVAFHGHFSRFADMVQA
- a CDS encoding phosphatase PAP2 family protein, encoding MALLRTVVLPGLGAIAGLAVAGRAVRMLDGDDPREDRVVRALQDALGHRPDDGAAAVTDAAGPTESSEPIDRVTAPLSWYSGVPQTITNGLMWCGVTWLATRDRRSAVAPAAVLALETACFVASAALVGRPRPEGVWRPEQPHATSSFPSGHTAAAFALHGTLADLLDRHGICGARLFGPLLRYVIPGAIAFSRVYRGQHHISDTVAGAVLGRWSAAVVRRALLSS
- a CDS encoding dodecin family protein; this translates as MSVYRVIDVVGTSATSWEEAAREAITTAEGSLHDLRVAEVAKQDVVIGEDGTLVFRTRIQLSFKYTPE